One bacterium DNA window includes the following coding sequences:
- a CDS encoding CocE/NonD family hydrolase yields MATRDGTVLRADVYRSTASDQPRPVLLVRTPYDKTHTHMATYLHPAWYARQGFIVVVQDVRGRFASQGSFDPFLNEGTDGFDAVEWAAALDGSNGRVGMYGASYNGAVQLLAAAENPPHLRAIAPAVTNADFRSWMYEAGALNLGFAATWSLFLSHNGANRQRDSAEARRLVRLAGSSPDWLMHGPPSELAEILGPYTSFFKEWINESEQDPIWDRLDGESDLTTTRIPTLHIAGWYDIFLSGALHTYRRSTREDDASSQHLVIGPWAHYPWGDQFGPDANGTGRIDVMQVDFFRRYLSDGVTDQPSSVDYYVLFEGWRESDGWPPEGSRTARLFLRSEGSANTRWGDGRLDPAPPIGAEPCDVYQYYPAAPVPSVGGNSCCDPGIVPMGCLNQSSVEQLPDVLVYTTEPVSYDMTVAGPIDLQLHVATDAESADYFARLCLVNKEGSWNITEGIRRFDTKELQEARAADGVVAVQITLRDTAVRVRKGERLRLQITSGSFPIYDVNPQTGESSLTTPRWEGRGALHAVLHEPNHPSVLRFRETCETGTESDRGEP; encoded by the coding sequence ATGGCGACCCGAGACGGAACGGTCCTGCGGGCGGATGTCTACCGGTCCACGGCGAGCGATCAGCCCCGACCGGTCCTGCTGGTGCGGACGCCCTACGACAAGACGCACACCCACATGGCGACCTACCTGCACCCCGCCTGGTACGCGAGACAGGGATTCATCGTCGTCGTTCAGGATGTCCGAGGCCGCTTCGCATCACAAGGAAGCTTCGATCCGTTCTTGAACGAGGGGACGGACGGATTCGATGCGGTCGAATGGGCAGCGGCACTCGATGGATCGAATGGGCGCGTGGGGATGTACGGCGCCTCCTACAACGGGGCTGTGCAATTGCTTGCCGCGGCCGAGAACCCCCCTCACCTCCGCGCCATAGCTCCCGCGGTCACGAACGCTGATTTCCGCAGCTGGATGTACGAAGCCGGTGCCCTCAACCTGGGGTTTGCAGCCACTTGGAGCCTGTTCCTGTCCCACAACGGCGCCAACCGCCAACGTGACTCGGCTGAGGCCAGGCGACTCGTCCGGCTCGCGGGTAGCTCTCCGGACTGGCTGATGCATGGTCCGCCCTCGGAACTGGCCGAGATTCTCGGACCGTACACCTCATTCTTCAAAGAGTGGATCAACGAGTCGGAACAGGATCCGATCTGGGACCGGCTGGACGGTGAATCCGACCTCACCACGACGCGCATCCCGACACTCCACATTGCGGGGTGGTACGACATCTTCCTGTCAGGCGCGCTACACACCTACCGGCGCAGTACCCGTGAGGACGATGCATCTTCCCAACACCTGGTGATCGGGCCTTGGGCACACTACCCGTGGGGCGATCAGTTCGGACCGGATGCGAACGGAACGGGGCGAATCGATGTGATGCAGGTTGACTTCTTCCGTCGGTACCTGTCGGACGGCGTAACGGACCAGCCCTCGTCCGTTGATTACTACGTCCTGTTCGAGGGGTGGCGTGAAAGCGATGGTTGGCCACCAGAAGGGTCAAGAACCGCTCGTCTATTCCTGCGAAGTGAGGGTTCCGCAAATACCCGCTGGGGAGACGGCCGGCTCGACCCGGCCCCACCGATCGGCGCTGAACCGTGTGACGTCTATCAGTATTACCCTGCGGCGCCCGTTCCGTCCGTTGGAGGGAACTCATGTTGTGACCCGGGGATCGTACCCATGGGCTGCCTGAACCAGTCTTCCGTGGAGCAACTTCCGGACGTACTGGTCTATACGACGGAGCCCGTCTCATATGACATGACTGTGGCGGGACCGATCGATCTTCAGCTTCACGTTGCAACCGACGCGGAGTCAGCCGACTACTTCGCCAGGCTATGCCTGGTCAACAAAGAGGGGTCCTGGAACATCACGGAAGGAATACGGCGGTTCGACACCAAGGAACTCCAAGAAGCGCGAGCCGCCGATGGCGTCGTAGCAGTACAGATCACCCTTCGGGACACCGCCGTACGGGTTAGGAAAGGCGAGCGGCTCCGGCTCCAGATCACGAGTGGGTCGTTCCCGATCTATGACGTCAATCCACAGACTGGTGAGTCTTCTCTCACAACTCCGCGATGGGAAGGCCGCGGTGCTCTGCACGCGGTCCTGCACGAACCGAACCATCCGTCGGTGCTGCGCTTCCGTGAGACGTGCGAAACCGGTACGGAGTCCGATCGGGGAGAACCTTGA
- a CDS encoding TOBE domain-containing protein yields MNLLHGRTETGGDGLMFTWKDHRIPLDHEGAAVATESILGVRAEDAELTQDSGDGVLRGVVGLVEPVGADKFVRVEIDDDVYWYVRVSSVTRVREGEAIGVRIPADRHHLYDREGSLYRPEQGADRTTPGDG; encoded by the coding sequence ATGAACCTGCTGCACGGCCGCACGGAGACTGGCGGAGACGGGTTGATGTTCACCTGGAAGGATCATCGCATCCCGCTGGACCACGAGGGGGCGGCCGTTGCAACCGAGTCTATCCTCGGAGTGCGGGCGGAGGACGCAGAGCTCACGCAGGATTCGGGCGACGGAGTGTTGAGAGGCGTCGTCGGCTTGGTGGAGCCTGTGGGGGCCGATAAGTTCGTGCGGGTCGAGATAGACGACGATGTGTACTGGTACGTCCGAGTGTCGTCGGTGACCCGAGTCAGGGAGGGTGAGGCGATAGGGGTGCGTATTCCGGCGGACCGGCACCACCTCTACGACCGCGAGGGCAGTCTTTACAGACCCGAGCAGGGCGCCGACCGAACGACACCGGGCGATGGTTGA
- a CDS encoding carbohydrate ABC transporter permease — MTARRLSFKKGRLASGTTAYVILIVASILMVGPLFYIVSTSIKETTQLFAYPPDWIPRIPFWGNFSFLLGSESLFLRWTLNTMIVAGVVTVLKVIIDSMAGYAFAKIDFPGRRVLFILILAVVMVPTSAVIIPLFLLVRGMGLLDTYWALILPPLANPVGVFLMRNYIQSLPRDLENSARLDGCSEFSVYFRIILPLVKPGLVVLGILTFLAQYTAFLWPLLAVQDEKLQVLTTGVAEMKASIFTIDWGLVSAASVLSMVPITIMFFMFQRYFSGGSIAGALKQ, encoded by the coding sequence ATGACAGCCCGACGGCTTTCGTTCAAGAAGGGACGCCTGGCGTCGGGTACGACGGCCTACGTGATACTGATAGTTGCGTCGATATTAATGGTGGGTCCGCTCTTCTACATAGTGTCGACTTCGATCAAAGAGACAACGCAGTTGTTTGCATATCCGCCGGACTGGATCCCCAGGATTCCATTCTGGGGCAATTTCTCCTTTCTTCTCGGCTCGGAGAGCCTCTTCTTAAGGTGGACCCTCAACACGATGATCGTGGCTGGAGTCGTTACAGTCCTCAAAGTGATCATCGATTCAATGGCCGGTTATGCGTTCGCCAAGATAGACTTTCCAGGAAGAAGAGTCCTGTTTATCCTCATTCTGGCAGTCGTGATGGTGCCGACATCGGCTGTCATAATACCGCTGTTCCTGCTGGTTCGGGGAATGGGACTTCTCGACACGTACTGGGCTTTGATCCTGCCACCATTGGCTAACCCCGTAGGCGTCTTCTTGATGAGAAACTATATCCAATCGTTACCACGTGATCTTGAAAACTCAGCCCGTCTGGATGGTTGCTCAGAATTCAGTGTCTACTTCCGGATTATTCTACCCTTGGTGAAGCCGGGCCTAGTAGTACTGGGGATTCTCACCTTCCTTGCACAGTACACGGCATTCCTGTGGCCTCTGCTGGCGGTACAGGATGAGAAACTTCAAGTGTTGACCACAGGAGTAGCGGAGATGAAGGCAAGTATCTTTACCATCGATTGGGGGCTCGTGTCTGCGGCAAGCGTACTCTCGATGGTTCCGATCACGATCATGTTCTTCATGTTCCAGAGATACTTCAGTGGCGGATCTATTGCAGGAGCGTTGAAGCAATGA